The DNA segment TACACGCAACCGAAGGTGCAGCACTGGCACGGAGCGGCGCCCCACGAGCACTTCATCCAGGTGGCGGTCGGGTTCGGGAGCGGCATCACCTGGCTGGAGAAGACGACCGACGAGCAGTACGACGGAAAGGCGCGGTAGCTTCCGCGCGGTCGAATCGGGGATGTCCCGCTCTTCTCTCCTGGCTTACTTCTCTTTCCGCAGCTCCTCGAGCTTCGCCTTCACCCGCGGATTCTCCGGGTCGATTGCGAGAGCCCTCTCGAGCGCGGCGATCGCCTTCTCTCGCTCGCCCGCGGCGGTGTAGGCCTCGCCCTGGAGCTGATGGATCCATCCCGAGTCGGGGTTGAACTCGTCGTTTAGCTCGAGAATCACCGCCGCTTCGGCCGGCTTCCCCGCCGCCATGAGGTCCTCGGCGAGACGGTTCAACGGGACCTGGTGGAAGTCGTAGCTCGCGCTCCCGTAATGGTCCTCGCGCATCTCTCGGTACTTCGCGATCGCCGCCTGAAGCCCGGACTCCTCGATGGTGCCCGAGAGAATCGATTCGATCGGCTCCGGCCGGGAGACGCCGCGGTGACAGGTGAAGCACGAGAC comes from the Vicinamibacteria bacterium genome and includes:
- a CDS encoding c-type cytochrome, with protein sequence MKIAGTILLLAVAVPAASQIPDEFTNLKVLPADIAKGALVQTMRGFSFALGVRCEHCHVGAADFSNADFASDDLEPKRVARRMLQMVKAINGEHIAGLGRTETLDVSCFTCHRGVSRPEPIESILSGTIEESGLQAAIAKYREMREDHYGSASYDFHQVPLNRLAEDLMAAGKPAEAAVILELNDEFNPDSGWIHQLQGEAYTAAGEREKAIAALERALAIDPENPRVKAKLEELRKEK